GTAGCCGCGGCTGGCGGCGCTGTGGGCGGCGGGGAGGTGCAGGGTGATGACGGAGCCGGGGCTGATGGCGCGGATGTCGTCTTCGTTGAGTTGGAGTTCGCGGGCGACGGCGGCGAAGTGTTCGCTGCGGCCGATGTGGTAGCGCCCTTTTTCGAGGGCGGACAGGTAGCTCTGGCTGCTGAGGCCGGTGCGGTCGACGAGCTGTTCTTGCGTGAGGCCGCGTTCTTTGCGGCGGCGGCGGATGAGTGCGCCGGCGTCGGCGGCGTTCAGTCCATCTTCAGTGGCCACGTCGGTCAAAGCTCCGATCGCTGGACTTCGGCCTGAGATAGATACATAGCTGCATATACGTCAGATTGTATGAAATGGTTCCCGGTCACCGGAATGCAGCAGACAGGCACTTGCCTATTTATAGATAAACTGCTATATATAAGCTCATGGACGCACACCCAGGCAAGAACATCAGGCGTCTCCGAAAGGAGCGTGGGATCACTCAGATTTCACTTGCAGAAACCATGTTTGGCGATTCCCGGCGGCAGGCCTACATCAGCGCAGTCGAGCGCGGGGAGTATGAACCCGCGCTTGAAACCCTGGTCAAGTTTGCCGAGGCCCTCTCTTGTGCGATATCCGATATACAACCTCTTGTAAGTTTTGATTCTTCGCCTTCCCCCGCCCCCAAAGGAGTCCTGCCATGATCCCGAACCGCGACCTGAACCCCAACGACCTGCTCGTCCTCACCCCCGCACAGGCCGGGCAGCTGCTGAACGTCTGCCGCAGCAAGATCTACGACCTGGCCAAAAGCGGCGAGCTGGCCACCATCACCCTCTACAAGGGCGGCCCGCTCCGCATTCTGCGCACCGACCTCGACGTCTTCATCGCCGGGCGCAAGGAAGCCATGGCGCAGGCCATCGAGGAACACCTCGACCGCGTGGAGCCCCGCCGTCACATGACCCCGCCCCAGAGCCGCAACTAAACCCGCAGCCGCCACTGAGCAACGCCAAAACCCCTCCGGTCAAGGCTGCTGTCACAGCTCACGGAGGGGTCAGGAGACACATGAATCGTACGACACGCCCCGCCCCCCTGACCACCCCCCCACTGAAGGTCACGCTGTCCACCACGGTCGACGCCTTCACCCCCCAGGCGCAGAACCTGCCGCTCACCAGCCCCCCCGGCAAACGCCGCCTGTTCCGGCACCGCGCGTGGTACGAACGCACCACCCCGGACGGCCACCTGCGCGTCAAGTTCACGCCCGGCTGGCTCACCACCCTCCCCAGCGGGCGCGTCACCGTCCTGCGCGAGACCGTCATCCGGGACGAACCCGGCGCCCTGAGCGCAGAACTCACGCGCCTGCAGGACACGTACGGCGTTCACCTGTGGCTCGCGCCGATCAACATGCCGCACAGCTGGCCGTGGGGAAACACCCTCTGGTGGGGCGAGAACGCCCACGCCCGGCAACTCCGCACCGGCCGTAAGGCCGCGCTGAAGACGGCGGTGGCCGCGTGACCGACCTGACCACCGACGTCCGCCCGGTCGTGGAACCCGGCGAGCTGTACGAGGCGCTGCTGGACATCCGCCTGAAACGCGACCAGCTGACCCGACTGCGCGGGCAGGTGCAGGCGCTCACCGCTGAGCTGAGCGACCTGGAGACCGCCTTCCTGAACACCTGCACGGACCTGAACGAACGCCCCGGCGGGTACGACCTGCGCGTCCGTGAAGTCAGGGGCCGCGCCAGCACCACGTACCACGAACGCGACCTGCGCCTCGCGCTGGAAGGTTCACGTCCCGAACTGCTGCCCGCCGTGTTCACGCGCGTCGAGACGTTCAAGTTCAACCGCCGGGCCGCCGAGGCCCTCGAGGAGCAGATCGGCGGTCTGGACGCCTACCGCACCGTGACGCCCGGCGTGAACCGCCTGGAGATCGAGGACACCAGGGGGAACGCCTGATGCGCCGCCAGTCCCGTGACCTGCGGGAGGTCTTCGGCCGGTCCGCGACGGAGTCCCTGTGCCGCAGCCGCGCGGTGCCGGTCGTGCTGGTCCTGCTGGCCCTGCCGGGCCTGCTGCTGGAGGTCCTCTCGTGAACCGACATGACCGCGCCAATCAGGAGTTGATCGCGCTGCTGACCGGCGAGTTGGCCGCGCAGGGCGTGACGGTCGGCAGCGGGTACCGCCCGAGCGTGTGGTGCCTGAACCCCGGCTGTCACGCGCCGCACGCGGCGGACGCCCTGCGCTGCCCGGAGTGCGGCGCGCCGAACCCGCGCCTGTGCCCGTGCGATGAGGTCCTGCGCCCGGAAGGGTCCGTTCTGTGCGAGTCGTGCGACTCGCGCCGCTGAGGAGGTTGTTCACCGTGCTGATCTTCGCCCTGACCGTCATCACCGTCACGCTGCTGACCGCCGTCCTCGTGGACCGCGCCGGGGAGGTGGGCGCGTGAAACGCTTCCTTGCCCTGCTGCTCGTGACCGGCAGCGCGTACGCCCTGCTGCTGACCCTCGCCCCGGACTTCGGGCCGGACATGCCGGGCGCGCTGCGCGTCCTGTGCGCGCTGCTGTTCGTGATCGCCTTCGCCGGGCTGTTCGCCACCTGCGCGGCCCTCTCGCGCGGGAGGCGCCCATGAACCTCGGTGACGTTCAGCCGCGCCTGCAAGCGCCGTTCCCCGCGCACGTGGTCAGCTGGAAGCCCGCTGCGCTGAGCCGGGACCGCAGCCGCGCGCTGCTGCTGGCCCACATCGACGCGCGGGCCGTTCAGGACCGCCTGGACGCCATCTGCCCGGCCGACTGGACGTTCCGCGTCGAGGTCATCCCCGGCACGTCCGTCCCGACCGTCAAGGGCCGCCTGACCGTCCTGGGGGTCGCCCGTGAGGACCTCGGGCAGGCTCCGGACGGTGACCTGAGCACCCTGAAAGCCGCCGCCAGCGACGCGCTGAAACGCTGCGCGGTGCACTTCGGGATCGGGCGGTACCTGTACGACCTGCCGCGCGTCTGGGCGGACTGGGACGACCCGACCCGCCAGCCCGTCACCACTCCGGAGTTACCGGACTGGGCGCGGCCGGAGCAGGAACGCACGCCCGGCGGCGCGCACCTCGTCCGGATCCTGGAGGACCTGCGCGCCGGGTTCCCGGAGGACGTGGACGTGCAACGCGACGTGTGGCGGCACCTGAACGCCGCGCTGAAGTGCCTGCACGGCCAGACGGGCGACGCGGCGCCCGCCCCGGTGAACGCCGTCCTGAGCGCCGCGCCCAGTCCGGCGGACGTCACGCTCACCCGTGAGGGCGCCGCGCGCCTGCACCGGCAGCTCGGGCCGCTGCTGCCCGGCCTGCGGGACACCGACGTGAAAGCCTGGGTGGGTGAAGTGCTGGGCCGGGAGATCACCAGCTTCGAGCAGATCCGCACCGCTGAGATCCAGGGCCTGAAAGCCGCCGCACGTGACCGGCGCGTCGCAGGGCAACCTGACGCGCAGGGGCAGGTCGCCTGATGGCCGACCTACCCCTGTACGGGAAGCTCGCGCAGGGCCGCGTGGCGCTGGTCGATGACGCGGACCTGCCGCTGCTGTCCGGGTACCGCTGGCACCTGAGTCGGCGCGGGTACCCGCGCGCGTACCTGCCCGGCACGAAGGGCCGCACCGTGAACCTGCACCAGTTGCTGCGCGCCCCGGACGGCAGCGGGTACCGGGATCACGTGAGCGGCGACCCGCTCGACAACCGCCGCGTGAACCTGCGGCCCTGCACGGTCGAGGAGAACAACCGCAACCGCCGCGCGCACCGCAACAACAAGACCGGCTTCAAGGGCGTCAGCGCGTTCGGGAGCGGCTTCCGGGCCGTGATTCACCAGGGCCGACGGCAGATCTACCTGGGGACGTTCCCGCACGTCCTGCTGGCCGCGCTGGCGTACAACGCCGCCGCGACCGCCCTGCACGGCCCGTTCGCGCGGCTGAACGACGTGGACCTCACGCCGCTGCTGGGAGGATCGAATGCCGCCGACTGACACCCTGCGCCCTCTCCTCGAGGAGCTGTTCGCCGCGAGTGCGGCCGCCTCGGCGGGCGTGCACCGCAAGCTGCCCGGCGGCCTGCACGTCAAGGCGGCCGTGAAAGGCGAGCGCCGGATGCTGATCGTGTGGCGCACGGCGGACCGGCTGCCCAGCGCGCGGGAGTGTGAGGTGATCGGCGCGGCCGCCGGGATGCTCAGCCCGTCGTTCCGCGCCTGGCAGTGCCGCGAAAGTCAGGACGCC
The genomic region above belongs to Deinococcus seoulensis and contains:
- a CDS encoding helix-turn-helix domain-containing protein — translated: MFGDSRRQAYISAVERGEYEPALETLVKFAEALSCAISDIQPLVSFDSSPSPAPKGVLP
- a CDS encoding helix-turn-helix domain-containing protein codes for the protein MIPNRDLNPNDLLVLTPAQAGQLLNVCRSKIYDLAKSGELATITLYKGGPLRILRTDLDVFIAGRKEAMAQAIEEHLDRVEPRRHMTPPQSRN
- a CDS encoding helix-turn-helix domain-containing protein — encoded protein: MATEDGLNAADAGALIRRRRKERGLTQEQLVDRTGLSSQSYLSALEKGRYHIGRSEHFAAVARELQLNEDDIRAISPGSVITLHLPAAHSAASRGYRVPDAPPTPIPDELLEAAALFGSSPELAGLREHRWQAWMASVPHRKRPATPGEWLDFYMRVKDTIDPPEIAH